One part of the Streptomyces nigra genome encodes these proteins:
- the aztA gene encoding zinc ABC transporter ATP-binding protein AztA, which yields MTTMFKNNPLSPPDDTARNERVRFHELNAGYPGRPVLHQLSAGITALTMTALVGPNGSGKSTLLGVLAGVITATSGQLRYAEGSPPAFVPQRGAVGDTLPLTARKTVEMGRWAERGPLRRPTRQDRAAVDSAMERLGVADLGARQLGELSGGQRQRVLIAQGLAQQSDLLLLDEPTTGLDPEARERITALLTDLVADGTTVVQATHDLEAARSADACLLLGDGRLVGHGPPEQVLTPQALTRVWQPA from the coding sequence ATGACAACCATGTTCAAAAACAACCCGCTGTCACCGCCGGACGACACAGCCAGGAACGAGCGTGTCCGGTTCCACGAGCTGAACGCCGGCTATCCCGGCCGCCCCGTTCTTCACCAACTGAGCGCCGGTATAACGGCTTTGACGATGACCGCACTCGTGGGGCCGAACGGAAGCGGCAAGTCCACATTGCTGGGCGTCCTGGCCGGCGTGATCACTGCCACGTCCGGACAGCTCCGGTACGCGGAGGGCTCTCCACCGGCTTTCGTCCCGCAGCGCGGCGCCGTCGGTGACACACTCCCCCTCACCGCGCGGAAGACCGTGGAAATGGGCCGCTGGGCCGAGCGTGGACCGTTGCGACGGCCGACCCGACAGGACCGGGCCGCGGTCGACTCCGCCATGGAACGACTGGGCGTCGCCGACCTCGGCGCCCGCCAGCTCGGCGAGTTGTCGGGCGGCCAGCGCCAACGCGTCCTGATCGCTCAGGGCCTCGCCCAGCAGTCCGACCTGCTGCTCCTCGACGAGCCGACCACCGGGCTCGACCCCGAGGCACGGGAGCGGATCACGGCCTTGCTGACCGACCTGGTGGCCGACGGCACGACCGTCGTCCAGGCCACGCACGATCTCGAGGCGGCCCGCTCGGCCGACGCCTGCCTGCTCCTCGGCGACGGACGGCTGGTCGGACACGGCCCGCCCGAGCAGGTGCTCACCCCTCAGGCACTGACCCGGGTCTGGCAGCCGGCGTGA
- the aztB gene encoding zinc ABC transporter permease AztB, with protein sequence MEWLTAPFEVAFVQRALWAGILVSAICALAGTWVVLRGMAFLGDAMSHGLLPGVAVAALFGGNLMVGAVVSAAVMTSGVTALGRTSRLSQDTGIGLLFVGMLSLGVIIVSRSQSFAVDLTGFLFGDVLAVRERDLTLLGAALLLALAVSVVGHRAFLALAFDERKARTLGLRPRLAHAVLLGLLALAIVASFHIVGTLLVLGLLIAPPAAALPWARSVSGVMVLAAVLGAAAVLGGLLLSWHLSTAAGATVSALAVGLFFLSHLASGLRHRRLVRRAALPAPAVSSAASAPLSRPNET encoded by the coding sequence ATGGAGTGGTTGACGGCCCCTTTCGAGGTGGCCTTTGTGCAGCGTGCCCTGTGGGCCGGGATCCTGGTGTCGGCGATATGTGCCCTGGCAGGTACGTGGGTGGTGCTGAGGGGGATGGCCTTCCTCGGTGATGCCATGTCCCACGGGCTGCTGCCCGGCGTCGCGGTCGCCGCGCTGTTCGGCGGCAACCTCATGGTGGGGGCGGTGGTGAGCGCGGCCGTCATGACGTCGGGCGTCACGGCGCTCGGACGCACTTCGAGACTGTCGCAGGACACCGGTATCGGCCTGCTGTTCGTGGGCATGCTGTCGCTCGGCGTCATCATCGTGTCCCGCTCGCAGTCGTTCGCCGTGGACCTCACCGGCTTCCTCTTCGGTGACGTCCTCGCCGTGCGGGAGCGCGACCTGACGCTCCTCGGGGCGGCCCTGCTGCTGGCGCTGGCCGTCTCGGTGGTCGGCCACCGCGCCTTTCTGGCCCTGGCGTTCGATGAGCGCAAGGCCCGCACGCTCGGACTGCGCCCCCGGCTCGCCCACGCCGTGCTGCTGGGACTGCTGGCGCTGGCCATCGTCGCCTCGTTCCACATCGTGGGGACGCTCCTCGTCCTGGGCCTGCTCATCGCCCCGCCCGCGGCGGCCCTGCCCTGGGCGCGCAGCGTGAGCGGCGTCATGGTCCTGGCCGCGGTCCTCGGCGCCGCCGCGGTCCTCGGCGGCCTGCTCCTGTCCTGGCACCTGAGCACCGCGGCCGGCGCGACCGTCTCGGCCCTCGCGGTCGGTCTGTTCTTCCTCTCCCACCTGGCGTCCGGACTCCGGCACCGCCGCCTTGTGCGCCGGGCCGCCCTCCCGGCTCCGGCGGTCTCCTCGGCTGCCAGCGCCCCCCTGTCCCGACCGAACGAAACCTGA
- the aztC gene encoding zinc ABC transporter substrate-binding protein AztC, with protein sequence MSVRVRAARVRALLLTLVSFFVLAGTATGCAGGGDERPRVVVTTNILGDITREIVGDEADVSVLMKPDADPHSFGLSAVQAAELENAELVVYNGLGLEENVLRHVEAARDSGVAAFAAGEAADPLTFHTGQEGGPEEEAGEPDPHFWTDPDRVRKAAGLIADQVAEHVDGVDEKAVRANAARYDGQLADLTAWMEKSFEAVPEDRRALVTNHHVFGYLADRFGFRVVGAVIPSGTTLASPSSSDLRSLIQAMEEAGVRTVFADSSQPIRLAEVLRQEMGGDVDVVSLYSESLTEKGKGAGTYLEMMRANTSAMADGLTGD encoded by the coding sequence ATGAGCGTGCGCGTGCGTGCGGCACGGGTCCGTGCCCTGCTGCTGACCCTGGTCAGCTTCTTCGTCCTCGCCGGCACGGCGACCGGCTGCGCGGGCGGCGGCGACGAGCGGCCCCGGGTCGTAGTGACCACCAACATCCTCGGCGACATCACCCGGGAGATCGTCGGGGACGAAGCCGACGTCAGCGTCCTGATGAAGCCCGACGCCGACCCGCACTCCTTCGGCCTGTCGGCCGTGCAGGCCGCGGAGCTGGAGAACGCGGAGCTGGTCGTCTACAACGGTCTCGGCCTGGAGGAGAACGTACTGCGGCACGTGGAAGCGGCCCGCGATTCCGGTGTGGCCGCCTTCGCGGCGGGCGAGGCGGCCGACCCGCTCACCTTCCACACCGGGCAGGAGGGCGGCCCCGAGGAGGAGGCCGGCGAACCCGACCCCCACTTCTGGACCGACCCCGACCGGGTGCGCAAGGCCGCCGGTCTGATCGCCGACCAGGTCGCCGAACACGTCGACGGGGTGGACGAGAAGGCCGTCCGGGCCAACGCGGCACGTTACGACGGGCAACTCGCCGACCTCACCGCCTGGATGGAGAAGTCCTTCGAAGCCGTCCCCGAGGACCGGCGCGCTCTGGTGACCAACCACCACGTCTTCGGCTACCTCGCCGACCGTTTCGGCTTCCGTGTGGTCGGCGCGGTCATCCCCAGTGGCACCACCCTGGCCTCACCCAGCTCCTCCGACCTGCGTTCCCTCATCCAGGCCATGGAGGAGGCCGGGGTGCGCACCGTCTTCGCCGACTCCTCCCAGCCCATCCGGCTCGCCGAGGTGCTGCGCCAGGAGATGGGCGGTGACGTGGACGTGGTCTCGCTGTACTCCGAGTCGCTGACCGAGAAGGGCAAGGGCGCCGGTACCTACCTGGAAATGATGCGCGCCAACACCTCGGCCATGGCCGACGGCCTCACCGGCGACTGA
- the aztD gene encoding zinc metallochaperone AztD: MNRSTRAGTLTGTALALAAAMTLTACGGSEDASSEAEPKKQTKSSEAAAVKNPVVASYDGGLYVLDGETLELARTVELPGFNRVNPAGDEDHVIVSTDSGFRVFDAARQAFTDAEFKGAKPGHVVRHGGRTVLFTDGTGEVNVFDPADLAGGKQPEGRTYTSAEAHHGVAIELTGGELVTTLGTEETRTGALVLDKNNKEIARAENCPGVHGEAAAQGDVVGLGCEDGVLLYKDGKFTKVDAPDDYARTGNQAGTGASPILLGDYKTDPDAELERPTRISLIDTRTAKMKLVDLGTSYSFRSLARGPHGEALVLGTNGVLHVIDPETGKVEKKIDAVGNWTEPLDWQQPRPTLFVRDHTAYVSEPGMRQLHAFDLDSGDKLTSVTLPKATNELSGTVDGH; the protein is encoded by the coding sequence ATGAACAGGTCGACACGCGCCGGAACGCTCACCGGCACGGCACTCGCCCTGGCGGCGGCCATGACGCTGACCGCCTGCGGCGGCAGCGAAGACGCCTCCTCCGAAGCCGAGCCGAAGAAGCAGACGAAGAGCAGCGAGGCCGCTGCCGTCAAGAACCCGGTCGTCGCGTCCTACGACGGGGGACTGTACGTCCTCGACGGCGAGACCCTGGAGCTGGCGAGGACCGTCGAGCTGCCCGGCTTCAACCGGGTCAACCCGGCGGGCGACGAGGACCACGTCATCGTCTCCACCGACAGCGGCTTCCGCGTGTTCGACGCGGCCCGACAGGCCTTCACGGACGCCGAGTTCAAGGGCGCGAAGCCAGGGCATGTGGTGCGGCACGGCGGCAGGACGGTGCTGTTCACCGACGGCACGGGTGAGGTCAACGTGTTCGACCCCGCCGACCTCGCCGGCGGGAAGCAGCCGGAGGGCCGCACCTACACCTCCGCGGAGGCCCACCACGGTGTCGCCATCGAACTGACGGGCGGCGAACTCGTCACGACGCTGGGCACTGAGGAGACGCGCACCGGCGCCCTCGTCCTCGACAAGAACAACAAGGAGATCGCCCGCGCCGAGAACTGCCCCGGCGTGCACGGCGAGGCCGCCGCCCAGGGCGACGTCGTCGGCCTCGGTTGCGAGGACGGCGTACTCCTCTACAAGGACGGTAAGTTCACCAAGGTCGACGCCCCCGACGACTACGCCCGCACCGGCAACCAGGCCGGCACCGGCGCCTCCCCGATTCTTCTGGGCGACTACAAGACCGACCCCGACGCGGAACTGGAACGGCCCACCCGCATCTCGCTGATCGACACCCGCACTGCGAAGATGAAGCTGGTCGACCTCGGCACCAGCTACTCCTTCCGCTCCCTCGCCCGGGGCCCGCACGGTGAGGCACTCGTGCTCGGCACCAACGGCGTCCTGCACGTCATCGACCCGGAGACCGGCAAGGTCGAAAAGAAGATCGACGCCGTTGGCAACTGGACCGAGCCCCTGGACTGGCAGCAGCCCAGGCCCACCCTCTTCGTCCGCGACCACACGGCGTACGTCTCCGAACCGGGCATGCGCCAACTGCACGCCTTCGACCTGGACTCCGGCGACAAGCTGACGTCCGTGACGCTGCCGAAGGCCACCAACGAGTTGTCCGGGACGGTGGACGGTCACTGA
- a CDS encoding dihydrofolate reductase family protein: MDQLLRVMNFNVSSDGIGAGEGQTLERPFGHVRPDQLFAWAGATASWPMRTDPGGSRGLDDYFTRDFARNIGAEIMGRNKFGPQRGPWQDHDWTGWWGEEPPFRTPVFVLTHHTRPSFTLSDTTFHFVDGSPAEVLERAREAAQGQDVRLGGGVTTIRQFLDADLVDTLHVAVSPVKLGSGLRLWQSPDELLDRFHLEVVPSPSGVTHHLFWRR; this comes from the coding sequence ATGGACCAACTACTGAGAGTCATGAACTTCAACGTCTCGAGTGACGGCATCGGCGCCGGCGAGGGCCAGACTCTTGAACGGCCCTTCGGTCACGTCCGCCCCGACCAGCTGTTCGCCTGGGCCGGAGCCACGGCGAGCTGGCCCATGCGCACGGATCCCGGAGGGAGCCGGGGCCTCGACGACTACTTCACGCGCGACTTCGCGCGCAACATCGGTGCCGAGATCATGGGGCGCAACAAGTTCGGGCCCCAGCGGGGGCCCTGGCAGGACCATGACTGGACCGGCTGGTGGGGCGAGGAGCCTCCGTTCCGCACACCGGTCTTCGTCCTGACCCACCACACGCGTCCGTCGTTCACGCTCTCCGACACCACGTTCCACTTCGTCGACGGCAGCCCGGCCGAGGTCCTCGAACGCGCACGAGAAGCCGCTCAGGGCCAGGACGTCCGACTCGGTGGTGGGGTCACCACCATCCGGCAGTTCCTCGACGCCGACCTCGTCGACACCCTGCACGTCGCGGTCTCGCCGGTGAAGCTCGGATCCGGGCTACGGCTCTGGCAGTCCCCTGACGAATTGCTCGACCGGTTTCACCTTGAGGTCGTGCCCAGCCCCAGTGGTGTGACCCACCACCTGTTCTGGCGGAGGTGA
- the ppk2 gene encoding polyphosphate kinase 2, whose protein sequence is MPNTEDEARLLDGLTVDASQREQPIVLDADGRPLRTWRENYPYERKVSRRDYERTKRILQIEMLKLQRWVKDTGTRLVVVCEGRDAAGKGGTIQRLTERLNPRGARVVALDKPTEHEAGQWYFQRYVAQLPTAGEIVFFDRSWYNRAGVERVMGFCSKDEYELFLDQCPTFERMLVADGVLLVKFWFSVSRSEQRTRFAIRQVDPVRQWKLSPTDLASLDLWDDYTEAKIDMFRATDTEHAPWTVVKSNDKRRARLETMRSLLARIDYASKDVDAVGTPDPLIVGAADTLLEAGEEATDLSPTPLFPGAEGPGKHPDTATTRDLDVGPD, encoded by the coding sequence ATGCCGAACACCGAGGACGAGGCCAGACTGCTGGACGGGCTGACCGTGGACGCCAGTCAGCGAGAGCAGCCGATCGTGCTGGACGCCGACGGACGTCCCCTCCGCACCTGGCGGGAGAACTATCCCTACGAGCGCAAGGTGAGCCGTAGGGACTACGAGCGGACCAAGCGCATTCTGCAGATCGAGATGCTCAAGCTCCAGCGGTGGGTCAAGGACACCGGCACACGACTCGTCGTCGTGTGCGAGGGGCGCGACGCGGCCGGCAAGGGCGGCACCATCCAGCGGCTCACGGAGCGGCTCAACCCACGCGGCGCGCGCGTGGTCGCCCTGGACAAGCCCACGGAGCACGAAGCGGGACAGTGGTACTTCCAGCGGTACGTGGCACAACTGCCGACCGCCGGCGAGATCGTCTTCTTCGACCGCTCCTGGTACAACCGGGCCGGCGTCGAGCGGGTGATGGGTTTCTGCTCCAAGGACGAGTACGAACTGTTCCTCGACCAGTGCCCGACGTTCGAGCGGATGCTGGTCGCCGACGGCGTCCTGCTGGTCAAGTTCTGGTTCTCCGTATCCCGCTCCGAGCAGCGCACCCGCTTCGCGATCCGGCAGGTCGACCCGGTGCGCCAGTGGAAGCTCTCCCCCACCGACCTGGCCTCGCTGGACCTGTGGGACGACTACACGGAGGCGAAGATCGACATGTTCCGCGCGACGGACACCGAACACGCCCCCTGGACGGTGGTGAAGAGCAACGACAAGCGGCGCGCACGGCTGGAGACCATGCGGAGCCTGCTGGCCCGCATCGACTACGCCAGCAAGGACGTCGACGCGGTCGGCACACCCGATCCCCTCATCGTCGGCGCCGCGGACACTCTGCTGGAGGCCGGAGAGGAGGCCACCGATCTGTCACCCACACCTCTGTTCCCCGGCGCCGAGGGGCCGGGGAAGCACCCCGACACGGCCACAACTCGAGATTTGGACGTGGGGCCGGACTGA
- a CDS encoding DUF6411 family protein, with translation MVVVGAIAVCAVLAVLAFFIPRLSRHPERGTQRTLGAGARAGGKAPGPLGRLFSKPFHSSSRAVGHSGSAGRRFRGRMPF, from the coding sequence ATGGTGGTTGTCGGCGCGATCGCCGTCTGTGCCGTCCTGGCCGTTCTCGCGTTCTTCATCCCCCGCCTGTCCCGGCACCCGGAACGCGGCACGCAGCGGACGCTCGGCGCAGGAGCGCGGGCCGGTGGAAAGGCGCCCGGCCCGCTGGGTCGGCTCTTCAGCAAGCCGTTCCACAGCAGCTCGCGCGCGGTGGGCCACAGCGGTTCGGCCGGTCGCCGGTTCCGCGGCCGCATGCCCTTCTGA
- a CDS encoding DUF4387 family protein — MELFMRDEDGYRIAADETFLNVGTVARLYQLAEADVQLFRIPSLNVVTISFPRPVGQASLRDRDVHSGQHHVPPALLPVPAT, encoded by the coding sequence ATGGAGCTCTTCATGCGCGACGAGGACGGCTACCGCATCGCCGCCGACGAGACCTTCCTGAACGTGGGCACGGTCGCCCGCCTCTACCAACTGGCCGAAGCTGACGTGCAGTTGTTCCGCATCCCCTCGCTGAACGTCGTCACGATCTCGTTCCCGCGTCCCGTCGGCCAGGCGTCGCTGCGTGACCGTGACGTCCATTCCGGACAGCACCATGTGCCGCCGGCGCTGCTGCCGGTGCCCGCCACCTGA
- a CDS encoding mannose-binding protein yields the protein MSPQHPTPDANAEAAATRAGGTGSPSSPSAPSAPDEPALSRGSGPEAETRDTGQKPGADGANGPAGPEAGGRKRADADEEAVAGTAKAGAAREGESTATGTEEAAAPVAGTAEAESAAARTAETENTDAGTAETRSTAVGTAETESTTTPASPAAAGTSTEPSEAPEARVAVATAAAVGTMPPNARTGTGVGTGRPRKPVLAGAAVAGAALIAIPLLLTGSARDDGPPDSAKGLAAGGSDTVLNPTSAPAALDDYVAEKPSPSPKKAKATKSAPSKVAPPQPGAPATKSSPSGETDSKPEAKPKPKPKTTPKPNWSTETVYAPSVLEVNQAWTTNRIRMVMQTDGNLVVYNEQRKPIWASMTFGPNHRAIFQPDGNLVIHNGEDRPIWASQTWGHEGAQLVLRADAKVVIVQNGGVIWST from the coding sequence ATGTCCCCCCAGCACCCCACCCCCGACGCGAACGCGGAGGCGGCCGCCACCCGCGCAGGGGGCACCGGTTCGCCGTCCAGCCCCTCCGCGCCCTCCGCGCCTGACGAGCCGGCCCTCAGCCGGGGCTCCGGTCCGGAGGCCGAGACCCGGGACACCGGGCAGAAGCCCGGCGCCGATGGGGCGAACGGGCCCGCCGGGCCGGAGGCGGGCGGGCGGAAGCGCGCAGACGCGGACGAGGAGGCCGTCGCCGGGACGGCGAAGGCCGGCGCCGCGCGAGAAGGTGAGTCCACTGCCACCGGGACCGAGGAGGCCGCTGCCCCCGTCGCCGGAACGGCAGAGGCCGAGAGCGCCGCCGCGCGAACCGCAGAGACCGAGAACACCGACGCCGGAACGGCAGAGACCCGAAGCACCGCCGTCGGAACGGCAGAGACCGAGAGCACCACCACCCCGGCATCGCCCGCGGCGGCCGGCACTTCCACCGAGCCGTCCGAGGCACCGGAGGCACGGGTCGCCGTTGCCACGGCCGCTGCCGTCGGGACCATGCCGCCCAACGCCAGGACAGGTACCGGCGTGGGCACCGGACGGCCCCGCAAGCCGGTCCTCGCGGGAGCGGCGGTGGCCGGTGCCGCCCTGATCGCCATACCGCTGCTGCTCACCGGCAGCGCGAGGGACGATGGGCCTCCCGACTCCGCCAAGGGGCTGGCCGCGGGAGGCTCCGACACGGTCCTGAACCCGACGTCGGCCCCCGCCGCCCTCGACGACTACGTGGCCGAGAAGCCCAGCCCCTCCCCGAAGAAGGCGAAGGCGACGAAGAGCGCGCCCTCGAAGGTCGCCCCACCGCAGCCCGGCGCGCCCGCGACGAAGTCCAGCCCGAGCGGCGAGACGGACTCGAAGCCCGAGGCGAAGCCGAAACCCAAGCCCAAGACGACCCCGAAGCCGAACTGGAGCACCGAGACCGTCTACGCGCCCAGTGTCCTGGAGGTCAACCAGGCCTGGACCACCAACCGCATCCGCATGGTCATGCAGACCGACGGCAATCTGGTCGTCTACAACGAGCAGCGCAAGCCGATCTGGGCGTCCATGACCTTCGGCCCGAACCACCGGGCCATCTTCCAACCGGACGGCAACCTCGTCATCCACAATGGCGAGGACCGCCCCATCTGGGCCTCGCAGACCTGGGGCCATGAAGGTGCCCAACTGGTCCTGCGTGCCGACGCCAAGGTGGTGATCGTGCAGAACGGCGGGGTGATCTGGTCGACGTGA
- a CDS encoding type VII secretion system-associated protein has product MRLGQRLEGEPDRPPGPGPGTAGLSGSDGAGATDTPEIPQAVRDAARRAPGHWIGMVDPEWTQDRTPPAWAVVGEWQSDEDGDVGDYRPNPDYRPSARVLGWPEPTDPVDAAAQRAATGYGSVDEAITALARAEITVVRGPDGGPLTAAGLDGAPVILSFTSPAHAFMSAALRHDKIPATELARSLRGSGTQMMVNAGAAAPLLVPVDKLLDARPEPGPEAERARPAPHMAEPHRSSEPWPHTTGRTP; this is encoded by the coding sequence ATGCGGCTCGGACAACGGCTGGAGGGCGAGCCCGACAGGCCCCCCGGTCCCGGGCCGGGCACCGCGGGGCTGTCCGGCTCCGACGGGGCCGGGGCCACCGACACCCCCGAGATACCCCAGGCGGTGCGGGACGCCGCCCGCCGGGCGCCCGGCCACTGGATCGGAATGGTGGACCCGGAATGGACCCAGGACCGTACGCCGCCCGCGTGGGCCGTGGTGGGGGAGTGGCAGTCCGACGAGGACGGCGACGTAGGGGACTACCGCCCCAACCCGGACTACCGGCCCTCGGCCCGAGTGCTCGGCTGGCCGGAGCCCACCGACCCGGTGGACGCGGCCGCCCAGCGGGCAGCCACCGGATACGGCTCGGTGGACGAGGCGATCACGGCCCTCGCCCGGGCGGAGATCACGGTGGTGCGCGGACCGGACGGCGGGCCGCTGACAGCGGCCGGTCTCGACGGTGCACCGGTGATCCTCTCGTTCACCTCCCCGGCACACGCGTTCATGTCCGCGGCACTTCGGCATGACAAGATCCCGGCGACGGAACTCGCCCGGTCACTGCGCGGCTCCGGCACACAGATGATGGTCAACGCCGGTGCCGCGGCACCCCTGCTCGTCCCGGTGGACAAGCTCCTGGACGCGCGGCCCGAACCCGGACCGGAGGCCGAGCGGGCGCGCCCGGCCCCCCATATGGCCGAGCCCCACCGTTCCTCTGAACCCTGGCCCCACACCACAGGGAGGACCCCGTGA
- a CDS encoding ricin-type beta-trefoil lectin domain protein, with the protein MTRPAQHTSTSPQVASGSAGEETASTATAAQPGPEAKSPQAPHEGGRVKSETSRAGSEAEDTAAEGPGAAAVSEPETTPGGRPEPEAEPDSDSEADPGAAAEAKSRLPALVRTMTATAIDRPRQEAAQVGRPGKAALAGAAVAGALLVSVPFLVLTGGDDKGAKAAPAGGTVLGGGAQEAPGDFVVTKPDTAAPDDHEKSSGKPGKPVERVPGGAAKQNSGKETPKQDGGGENRPKSGTGEKAGSAKSGGGKASGGGGADRPSDSGSGVTFSAPVSIRSHLSGRCLDVPNADFGDGKKLFVWDCNNGVAQKWQFASDGTLRIQGLCLDVANANYSDGTPIQIARCSGNAAQKFVLNERHDLVNTVVGKCVDIKDNNRGNGAWLQLWTCAGTDNQKWSV; encoded by the coding sequence GTGACGCGTCCCGCCCAGCACACCTCCACCTCCCCGCAGGTGGCGTCCGGTTCCGCCGGCGAGGAGACGGCCTCGACGGCCACGGCCGCCCAGCCCGGGCCCGAGGCGAAGTCCCCCCAGGCCCCGCACGAGGGCGGCCGGGTCAAATCCGAGACATCACGGGCGGGTTCCGAGGCCGAGGACACGGCAGCCGAGGGCCCGGGCGCGGCAGCCGTGAGCGAACCCGAGACCACTCCCGGCGGCCGGCCCGAGCCCGAGGCCGAGCCGGACTCCGACTCGGAGGCCGACCCCGGCGCCGCCGCGGAGGCCAAGAGCCGGCTCCCCGCGCTCGTGCGGACGATGACCGCGACCGCCATCGACCGGCCGCGGCAGGAGGCCGCCCAGGTGGGGCGGCCGGGCAAGGCGGCGCTGGCCGGCGCGGCGGTCGCCGGGGCACTGCTCGTGTCGGTGCCGTTCCTCGTGCTCACCGGAGGCGACGACAAGGGTGCCAAGGCCGCGCCGGCCGGCGGCACCGTCCTCGGCGGCGGCGCGCAGGAGGCACCGGGCGACTTCGTGGTGACCAAGCCCGACACCGCCGCTCCGGACGATCACGAGAAGAGTTCCGGCAAGCCCGGCAAGCCGGTGGAACGAGTGCCCGGCGGGGCTGCGAAGCAGAACTCGGGCAAGGAGACGCCGAAGCAGGACGGCGGCGGGGAGAACCGGCCCAAGAGCGGCACGGGCGAGAAGGCCGGATCCGCCAAGTCGGGTGGCGGGAAGGCATCCGGAGGCGGCGGCGCCGACCGGCCCTCGGATTCCGGCTCGGGCGTCACGTTCAGCGCACCGGTCTCGATACGCAGCCATCTCTCAGGCCGCTGCCTCGACGTACCGAACGCCGACTTCGGCGACGGCAAGAAGCTCTTCGTGTGGGACTGCAACAACGGGGTCGCGCAGAAGTGGCAGTTCGCCTCCGACGGCACCCTGCGCATCCAGGGTCTCTGCCTGGACGTGGCCAACGCGAACTACAGCGACGGCACTCCGATCCAGATCGCCCGGTGCAGTGGCAACGCGGCCCAGAAGTTCGTCCTGAACGAGCGCCACGACCTGGTGAACACCGTCGTCGGCAAGTGCGTCGACATCAAGGACAACAACCGGGGCAACGGCGCCTGGCTGCAACTGTGGACCTGCGCCGGCACCGACAACCAGAAGTGGAGCGTCTGA